Proteins encoded within one genomic window of Actinoplanes octamycinicus:
- a CDS encoding trypsin-like peptidase domain-containing protein, with product MDAVGRLVRDGDGIGTAFVVSQDGLAATVAHVLAGHRDAAWTFEPFAAPGVSLPVDTGLPSDEDADVALIQIGGTSVWHPLLLARHGEVGPGDPVHLTGFAAGWDFDSGVGEYVGEVGAQGRVWAKVTCRQAQPGMSGAPVIATERQRVIGLVSERLNADGWNRDSVFLARTDDLVALAPDRIRLTPLPDRRRAGTLRLSWDRGTLTPIMETDDFDVSIGRADANRLLLSDPRDSRFHGRLGLSGPHLVYEHLGSHPAHLLGADRELTLVADRTSHVLSDKDRLRFASGVLLVEFSLPDLHDPTALRTEPADGDAFR from the coding sequence ATGGACGCGGTGGGACGCCTGGTACGGGACGGCGACGGCATCGGCACCGCCTTCGTGGTGTCGCAGGACGGCCTGGCCGCTACGGTGGCGCACGTCCTGGCCGGGCACCGGGACGCGGCGTGGACCTTCGAGCCGTTCGCCGCGCCGGGCGTCTCGCTGCCGGTGGACACCGGCCTGCCCAGCGACGAGGACGCCGACGTCGCCCTGATCCAGATCGGCGGCACGTCGGTGTGGCACCCGCTGCTGCTCGCCCGGCACGGTGAGGTCGGTCCCGGCGATCCGGTCCACCTCACCGGGTTCGCCGCCGGGTGGGACTTCGACTCGGGTGTCGGCGAGTACGTCGGTGAGGTCGGCGCGCAGGGCCGGGTCTGGGCGAAGGTCACCTGCCGGCAGGCACAACCGGGGATGAGCGGCGCCCCGGTGATCGCCACCGAGCGGCAGCGGGTGATCGGGCTGGTGTCCGAGCGGCTCAACGCGGACGGGTGGAACCGGGACTCGGTCTTCCTGGCCCGCACCGACGACCTGGTGGCGCTGGCGCCGGACCGGATCCGGCTGACCCCGCTGCCGGACCGGCGGCGCGCCGGAACGCTACGGCTCTCCTGGGACCGTGGCACCCTCACGCCGATCATGGAGACTGACGACTTCGACGTGTCGATCGGCCGGGCCGACGCGAACCGGCTGCTGCTGAGCGACCCGCGGGACAGCCGGTTCCACGGCCGGCTCGGGCTTTCCGGGCCGCACCTCGTCTACGAGCACCTCGGCTCGCACCCCGCCCACCTTCTCGGCGCGGACCGGGAGCTGACCCTGGTCGCCGACCGGACCAGTCACGTCCTCAGCGACAAGGACCGGCTCCGTTTCGCCAGCGGTGTGCTCCTCGTCGAGTTCTCCCTGCCCGACCTGCACGACCCCACGGCGCTGCGCACCGAACCGGCGGACGGCGATGCCTTCCGCTGA
- a CDS encoding ATP-grasp domain-containing protein, with translation MLLVPGDVMRPRRPDEHFAGEVAAARAAGIEVAVIDHDALARGGPADAAVARVPAGTGAVYRGWMLRAEQYRALAEALDRRGVGLRTSPERYRRAHELPGWYAAAAGHTPESVWTIGDARADFVAACAELGSGAAVLRDWTKSMKHHWDEAAYLPDVADPDAAWRVASRFRELREDEFTGGFVLRRFEELTGAEVRTWWIDGECRLVTPHPDTPGDEPPAELDLSALTALMRTVNLSFATADLSRRSDGEWRLVEIGDGQVSDRPRTTPPADLIAALS, from the coding sequence ATGCTGCTGGTTCCCGGGGACGTGATGCGGCCGCGCCGGCCCGACGAGCACTTCGCCGGGGAGGTGGCGGCGGCGCGGGCGGCCGGGATCGAGGTCGCGGTGATCGACCACGACGCGCTGGCCCGGGGCGGGCCGGCGGACGCGGCGGTCGCGCGGGTGCCGGCCGGGACCGGCGCGGTCTATCGCGGGTGGATGCTGCGCGCCGAGCAGTACCGGGCGCTGGCCGAGGCGCTGGACCGGCGCGGGGTGGGACTGCGGACCAGCCCTGAGCGGTACCGGCGGGCGCACGAGCTGCCCGGCTGGTACGCCGCGGCGGCCGGGCACACCCCGGAGTCGGTGTGGACCATCGGGGACGCCCGGGCCGACTTCGTCGCGGCCTGCGCCGAGCTGGGCTCCGGGGCGGCGGTGCTGCGCGACTGGACGAAGTCGATGAAGCACCACTGGGACGAGGCCGCCTACCTTCCGGACGTCGCCGACCCGGACGCGGCGTGGCGGGTGGCGAGCCGGTTCCGGGAGCTGCGCGAGGACGAGTTCACCGGCGGGTTCGTGCTGCGGCGCTTCGAGGAGCTGACCGGCGCCGAGGTGCGCACCTGGTGGATCGACGGCGAGTGCCGCCTGGTGACCCCGCACCCGGACACGCCCGGCGACGAGCCGCCGGCCGAGCTCGACCTGTCCGCTCTCACGGCGCTGATGCGTACCGTCAACTTGTCCTTTGCCACCGCGGACCTGTCGCGGCGCAGCGACGGCGAGTGGCGCCTGGTCGAGATCGGCGACGGCCAGGTCAGCGACCGTCCCCGCACGACGCCGCCGGCCGACCTGATCGCCGCGCTGTCCTAG
- a CDS encoding nuclear transport factor 2 family protein, which translates to MTENLARAHVERFNAAVTSGDWGPFVAGLHPDAVMSFVGPPVGPWQGREAIAAAYAADPPDDTIQITGIRSGSDRDLVDFTWSRGGGGTLTLSYRDGQVAELIVRFG; encoded by the coding sequence ATGACGGAGAATCTGGCGCGAGCGCACGTGGAGCGGTTCAACGCGGCGGTGACCAGCGGCGACTGGGGGCCGTTCGTCGCGGGGCTGCACCCGGACGCGGTGATGAGCTTCGTCGGGCCGCCGGTCGGGCCGTGGCAGGGGCGGGAGGCGATCGCCGCCGCCTACGCCGCGGATCCGCCCGACGACACGATCCAGATCACCGGGATCCGGTCCGGCAGCGATCGGGACCTCGTCGACTTCACCTGGTCGCGCGGTGGCGGCGGGACGCTCACCTTGAGCTACCGCGACGGGCAGGTGGCCGAGTTGATCGTCCGCTTCGGCTGA
- a CDS encoding universal stress protein, whose product MDTSSVTPVVAGVSGSPASMHAVEAAAREAGAHGHPLRLVHALSYRPDVFDQPRAAGDLLRHAKAVAERTTPGLRVTTELVEGHPLNGLLRLSRHAALTVVGDGGLNDRVCLPRDATAVQIAARAFGTVMVTRPMRAPHGPVLVGVNGADIADPVLDYAFEVAARRRTGLVVVHVGETADRMNALRDAIDARARQTRVDANFCTLSGDPSTVLRQESQQASLIVVGARGELPYHGLLGSVAQTLLHHGRGPVVVVRAHRSADRRADTPPALAGRPGESR is encoded by the coding sequence ATGGACACCTCATCGGTGACGCCGGTGGTCGCCGGGGTGAGCGGCTCCCCGGCCAGCATGCACGCGGTCGAAGCTGCGGCCCGCGAGGCCGGCGCCCACGGACACCCGTTGCGCCTGGTTCACGCGCTCAGCTACCGGCCGGATGTGTTCGATCAGCCGAGAGCCGCCGGGGACTTGCTCCGCCACGCGAAGGCAGTCGCGGAGCGGACCACGCCGGGGTTGCGGGTGACGACCGAACTGGTCGAAGGTCACCCACTGAACGGCCTGCTGCGCCTGTCCCGGCACGCGGCGCTGACCGTGGTCGGCGACGGCGGCCTCAACGACCGGGTCTGCCTGCCCCGGGACGCGACGGCCGTGCAGATCGCGGCCCGTGCCTTCGGCACGGTGATGGTGACCCGGCCGATGCGCGCCCCGCACGGGCCGGTGCTGGTCGGGGTCAACGGCGCCGACATCGCCGACCCGGTGCTCGACTACGCGTTCGAGGTCGCGGCCCGGCGCCGGACCGGCCTGGTGGTCGTCCATGTCGGCGAGACCGCGGACCGGATGAACGCGCTCCGGGACGCGATCGACGCCCGCGCCCGCCAGACCCGGGTGGACGCGAATTTCTGCACCCTGAGCGGCGATCCGAGCACGGTTCTGCGGCAGGAGTCGCAGCAGGCGTCGCTGATCGTCGTGGGCGCACGGGGCGAGCTACCTTATCACGGCCTGCTCGGCTCGGTGGCCCAGACGCTGCTGCACCACGGCCGCGGGCCGGTCGTGGTGGTCCGCGCCCACCGGTCCGCGGACCGGCGGGCGGACACTCCCCCGGCGCTGGCCGGCCGGCCCGGGGAATCACGCTGA
- a CDS encoding DUF1918 domain-containing protein, which yields MRARVGDRLVLEGTHPGDGYRVGVVTKVVHADGRPPYYVRWLEDGHVSVVFPGAQARIQPAAIGGATAG from the coding sequence ATGAGGGCTCGGGTCGGGGACCGCCTCGTCCTCGAAGGGACGCATCCCGGCGATGGGTACCGGGTCGGTGTTGTCACCAAGGTGGTGCACGCCGATGGCCGGCCGCCGTACTACGTGCGGTGGCTCGAGGACGGCCACGTCAGCGTCGTCTTCCCCGGCGCGCAGGCGCGGATCCAGCCGGCCGCCATCGGCGGTGCCACCGCCGGATGA
- a CDS encoding NAD(P)(+) transhydrogenase (Re/Si-specific) subunit beta — protein MTAFDTTVHLVYLACATLFVAGLHLMNAPATARRGNRLSAAGMLVAIVVTIAVLVEDGGLTAGAVLVLTIGALAGGVAGLVAAQRVRMTAMPQLVSLFNAVGGGAAALIALGDRATGAQAAVTGALDVVIGALTFSGSLIAAGKLAGRVPGRPIVVPGGRILSVLLAVAAAGLAVLGGTGRGTLALAGVAGCALALGVLLTLPIGGADMPVVISLLNACTGTAVAMAGFVLGSTPLIIAGALVGAAGAILTKLMADAMNRSIPAIIAGGYGSGDQVTVAPVPGTAGVRAISAEDAGIQLGYAGKVVIVPGYGLAAAQAQHEVVALAQALTEHGVDVSYAIHPVAGRMPGHMNVLLAEANAPYQQLKDLDESNPAFPGTDVALVVGANDVTNPAARRPGNAVSGMPILDVDKARSVIVIKRSLGHGYAGIDNELYQDPKTAMLFADAKVALTSLLAAVQAYAG, from the coding sequence ATGACCGCCTTCGACACCACGGTCCACCTGGTCTATCTGGCCTGCGCCACCCTCTTCGTCGCCGGGCTGCACCTGATGAACGCCCCGGCCACCGCCCGCCGCGGCAACCGCCTGTCCGCCGCCGGCATGCTCGTGGCGATCGTCGTGACCATCGCGGTACTGGTCGAGGACGGCGGGCTGACGGCCGGCGCGGTCCTCGTGCTGACGATCGGCGCGCTGGCCGGCGGCGTGGCCGGGCTGGTCGCCGCCCAGCGGGTGCGGATGACCGCGATGCCGCAGCTGGTCAGCCTGTTCAACGCGGTCGGCGGCGGCGCTGCCGCGCTGATCGCGCTCGGCGACCGGGCCACCGGCGCCCAGGCCGCGGTCACCGGCGCGCTCGACGTGGTGATCGGCGCGCTCACCTTCAGCGGCTCGCTGATCGCCGCCGGCAAGCTGGCCGGCCGAGTCCCGGGCCGCCCGATCGTGGTGCCCGGCGGCCGGATCCTGTCCGTGCTGCTGGCGGTCGCCGCCGCCGGGCTGGCCGTGCTGGGCGGCACCGGCCGCGGAACGCTCGCGCTCGCCGGGGTGGCCGGCTGTGCCCTGGCCCTCGGCGTGCTGCTCACCCTGCCGATCGGTGGCGCCGACATGCCGGTGGTCATCTCGCTGCTCAACGCCTGCACCGGCACGGCCGTCGCGATGGCCGGATTCGTGCTCGGCAGCACCCCGCTGATCATCGCCGGAGCGCTGGTCGGCGCGGCCGGCGCCATCCTCACCAAGCTGATGGCCGACGCGATGAACCGCTCGATCCCGGCGATCATCGCCGGTGGTTACGGGAGCGGCGACCAGGTCACGGTCGCACCCGTTCCCGGTACGGCCGGGGTGCGCGCGATCAGCGCCGAGGACGCCGGGATCCAGCTCGGGTACGCCGGCAAGGTGGTCATCGTGCCCGGCTACGGTCTCGCCGCCGCCCAGGCCCAGCACGAGGTCGTCGCCCTCGCCCAGGCGCTCACCGAGCACGGTGTCGACGTCAGCTACGCCATCCATCCGGTCGCCGGCCGGATGCCCGGGCACATGAACGTCCTGCTGGCCGAGGCCAACGCGCCGTACCAGCAGCTCAAGGATCTGGACGAGAGCAACCCGGCGTTCCCCGGCACCGACGTGGCGCTGGTGGTCGGCGCCAACGACGTGACCAACCCGGCCGCGCGCCGACCGGGCAACGCGGTCTCCGGCATGCCCATCCTCGACGTCGACAAGGCCCGCAGCGTCATCGTGATCAAACGGTCGCTGGGGCACGGCTACGCCGGCATCGACAACGAGCTCTACCAGGATCCGAAGACCGCGATGCTGTTCGCCGACGCGAAGGTCGCGCTGACGTCGCTGCTCGCGGCGGTCCAGGCGTACGCCGGGTGA
- a CDS encoding NAD(P) transhydrogenase subunit alpha, which produces MTPLLMADLTVFTLSVLVGFEVISKVPATLHTPLMSGANAIHGIVLIGVMLLALTVVDGGGYLLLGVAAFFGAANVAGGYAVTDRMLGMFRSRP; this is translated from the coding sequence GTGACCCCGCTGCTGATGGCCGATCTGACCGTCTTCACCCTCAGCGTGCTGGTCGGCTTCGAGGTGATCAGCAAGGTGCCGGCCACCCTGCACACCCCGCTGATGTCCGGCGCCAACGCGATCCACGGCATCGTCCTGATCGGCGTGATGCTGCTGGCGCTGACCGTAGTGGACGGCGGCGGCTACCTGCTGCTGGGCGTGGCGGCGTTCTTCGGCGCCGCCAACGTGGCGGGTGGCTACGCCGTCACCGACCGCATGCTCGGCATGTTCCGGAGCAGGCCATGA
- a CDS encoding NAD(P) transhydrogenase subunit alpha, whose product MATVGVLRETAEQERRVALTPDVVRRLRDRDPVLVESGAGSHAWFGDDQYRAAGATIGDREQVYAGSDVLVCVHPPCDVDRLRPGQTVIGLLAPLTDPGLAGRLAAAGVTALSLDLLPRTLSRAQPMDALTSQANVAGYKAAIVAAEAYGGYFPLLMTAAGTVRPAQVLVLGAGVAGLQAIATARRLGAVVTGYDVREPARAEIASTGAAVLDLGDPAVASADGYARALTAEESTAQQQALQEAVTRFDVVITTAQVPGRRPPVLIPATTLAGMRPGSVVVDLAAGPHGGNVDGSVAGTTALVGGVTLIAAGNLAATMPQAASSAYAKNLLALLAALTPEPDLKDEIQAAVTVTHAGHIVHPAVRELLEGAAP is encoded by the coding sequence ATGGCCACGGTGGGAGTGTTACGGGAAACCGCGGAACAGGAACGACGGGTGGCGTTGACCCCGGACGTGGTGCGCCGTCTGCGCGACCGCGATCCGGTGCTGGTCGAGTCGGGGGCGGGTTCCCACGCCTGGTTCGGCGACGATCAGTACCGCGCCGCCGGTGCCACGATCGGTGACCGGGAGCAGGTGTACGCCGGCAGTGACGTTCTCGTCTGCGTGCACCCGCCCTGCGACGTCGATCGGCTGCGCCCCGGCCAGACGGTGATCGGGCTGCTCGCACCGCTCACCGACCCGGGCCTGGCCGGGCGGCTGGCCGCCGCCGGGGTGACCGCGCTCAGCCTCGACCTGCTGCCCCGGACGCTGTCCCGGGCCCAGCCGATGGACGCGCTCACCTCCCAGGCCAACGTGGCCGGATACAAGGCCGCGATCGTCGCGGCCGAGGCGTACGGCGGGTACTTCCCGCTGTTGATGACCGCCGCCGGCACCGTCCGCCCGGCCCAGGTCCTGGTGCTCGGCGCGGGCGTGGCGGGACTGCAGGCGATCGCCACCGCCCGCCGGCTCGGCGCCGTGGTGACCGGCTACGACGTGCGCGAACCCGCGCGCGCCGAGATCGCCTCCACCGGCGCCGCCGTCCTGGACCTCGGCGATCCGGCCGTCGCCTCGGCCGACGGCTACGCCCGGGCGCTCACCGCCGAGGAGAGCACCGCGCAGCAACAGGCCTTGCAGGAGGCGGTGACCCGGTTCGACGTGGTGATCACCACGGCTCAGGTGCCCGGCCGGCGACCACCGGTGCTCATCCCGGCCACCACGCTGGCCGGGATGCGACCCGGCTCGGTCGTCGTCGACCTCGCCGCCGGGCCGCACGGCGGCAACGTGGACGGCTCGGTCGCCGGCACCACGGCCCTGGTCGGCGGGGTGACCTTGATCGCCGCCGGGAACCTGGCCGCGACCATGCCGCAGGCCGCTTCCTCGGCGTACGCGAAAAATCTCCTCGCCCTGCTCGCCGCCCTGACCCCGGAGCCGGACCTCAAGGACGAGATCCAGGCCGCGGTCACCGTCACCCACGCCGGGCACATCGTGCATCCGGCGGTCCGTGAACTCCTGGAGGGAGCCGCGCCGTGA
- a CDS encoding DUF4389 domain-containing protein: MNYSPVRVEARPDPSPSRWLWLVKWLLLIPHYIVLAVLWVGLVVLTLVAYLAILFTGRYPPSIRAYNVGVLRWTWRVNYYGYSALGTDRYPPFTLADVPDYPARFGVAEPERVPRWLPLVAWLFAVPHLVLLGALTSAVSWNTPDGYRTSMSVLGAAVLILGVALLFTGRYLRGLHDLLVGVARWQLRVAAYLTLLTPRYPPFQLDQGGAEPVAGPAGPAAGDPPAVQHHQPATQPPPPDAPAGPPRSSPVGFIIALVAGVLLLAPATGLTIGGGALLALDGARDGSGYATSRVVGLHSTTAAITAENLEIAGADVWTRNLADVGGLRLTATAPAGRSLFVGIAPQQAVDRWLAGTAHDELVGMSIGATRYHRAAGPVQGVPAPDDQQFWLASASGPGTTTLNWTVTDGEFAVVVANLDGTPGVVADVRGAVQVPDLTAIGAGLLIAGIALGLVAIGLIVLGGVGIGRRHTPPPQQPQAPAPPPLSTISA; this comes from the coding sequence ATGAACTACAGTCCCGTGCGGGTCGAGGCACGACCCGACCCGTCGCCGAGCCGCTGGCTCTGGCTGGTCAAGTGGCTGCTGCTGATCCCGCACTACATCGTCCTGGCCGTACTCTGGGTCGGTCTCGTGGTGCTCACCCTGGTGGCGTACCTGGCGATCCTGTTCACCGGCCGCTATCCGCCGTCGATCCGCGCCTACAACGTCGGCGTGCTGCGCTGGACGTGGCGGGTGAACTACTACGGCTACTCGGCGCTGGGCACCGACCGCTACCCGCCGTTCACCCTGGCCGACGTGCCGGACTACCCGGCCAGGTTCGGGGTGGCCGAGCCGGAGCGGGTGCCCCGGTGGCTGCCGCTGGTGGCGTGGCTGTTCGCCGTGCCACACCTGGTCCTGCTCGGCGCGCTCACCTCCGCCGTGTCCTGGAACACCCCGGACGGCTACCGCACCTCGATGAGTGTGCTCGGCGCCGCGGTGCTGATCCTCGGGGTGGCGCTGCTGTTCACCGGCCGCTACCTGCGCGGGCTGCACGACCTGCTGGTCGGCGTCGCCCGCTGGCAGCTGCGAGTGGCCGCCTATCTGACCCTGCTGACCCCGCGCTACCCGCCGTTCCAGCTGGATCAGGGCGGCGCCGAACCGGTTGCCGGACCGGCCGGGCCGGCGGCCGGGGACCCGCCCGCCGTGCAGCACCACCAGCCGGCCACTCAGCCGCCGCCCCCGGATGCTCCGGCCGGGCCGCCCCGGTCGTCACCCGTGGGCTTCATCATCGCGCTGGTAGCCGGGGTGCTGCTGCTGGCGCCCGCGACCGGGCTCACCATCGGCGGCGGGGCCCTGCTCGCGCTGGACGGGGCACGCGACGGGTCCGGCTACGCGACCAGCCGGGTCGTCGGGCTGCACAGCACGACCGCCGCGATCACCGCGGAGAACCTGGAGATCGCCGGCGCAGACGTCTGGACCCGGAACCTCGCCGACGTCGGCGGTCTGCGACTGACCGCGACCGCGCCGGCCGGCCGCTCGCTGTTCGTCGGCATCGCGCCGCAGCAGGCGGTCGACCGGTGGCTGGCCGGCACCGCGCACGACGAACTCGTCGGGATGAGCATCGGCGCGACCCGCTACCACCGGGCCGCCGGTCCGGTACAGGGCGTGCCCGCCCCCGACGACCAGCAGTTCTGGCTCGCCTCGGCCAGCGGCCCCGGCACCACGACGCTGAACTGGACGGTCACCGACGGAGAGTTCGCCGTGGTGGTGGCCAACCTCGACGGAACTCCCGGAGTGGTCGCCGATGTCCGCGGCGCCGTCCAGGTGCCCGACCTGACCGCGATCGGCGCCGGGTTGCTGATCGCCGGGATCGCGCTCGGGCTGGTGGCGATCGGCCTGATCGTGCTGGGTGGCGTCGGGATCGGCCGCCGGCACACCCCACCGCCGCAGCAGCCGCAGGCGCCCGCCCCGCCGCCGCTGTCGACCATCTCGGCGTGA
- a CDS encoding NAD(P)-binding protein: MPRTSRAGDMTPLPDLAHDQARGGAARERRPVYVDLLPPCNAGCPAGENIQAWLAHARGGDYEAAWRALTADNPLPAICGRVCYHPCESVCNRIQLDSAVSIHGVERFLGDLALERGWRFDPPPAPTGRRVLVVGAGPSGLSAAYHLARLGHQVVIYDAGDEPGGMMRYGIPAYRLPRAVLAAEIARIEALGVVIETGHPVVDLAADRRGGRFDAVFVAVGAHLSKRVDIPAREAGRIVDAVSLLRSVAAGERPAIGRRVAVYGGGNTAMDAARVAKRLGAEEALIVYRRTRAQMPAHAEEADDAEREGVKINWLRTIQAFDGPELTVEVMELDADGRPAPTGRTETLAADTVVLALGQRADTAFLRGVPGVEFGADGTVLVSASFMTGSPGLFAGGDMVPAERTVTVGIGHGRKAARHIHAYLTGGVAATPDKHPLASFDLLHPWYFGDADRRVQAERDPVTRTADFTEVVGGLDETAARFEAGRCLSCGNCFECDGCLGACPEDAVIKLGPGNRYRFDYDRCTGCGTCFAQCPVHAIDLIPEAHS, from the coding sequence ATGCCGAGGACAAGCCGCGCCGGGGACATGACGCCGCTGCCGGACCTGGCGCACGACCAGGCGCGCGGCGGTGCCGCCCGGGAACGCCGACCGGTCTACGTCGATCTGCTGCCGCCGTGCAATGCCGGGTGTCCGGCCGGGGAGAACATCCAGGCCTGGCTGGCGCACGCCCGCGGCGGTGACTACGAAGCGGCCTGGCGGGCGCTCACCGCCGACAACCCGCTGCCGGCGATCTGCGGCCGGGTCTGCTACCACCCGTGCGAGTCGGTCTGCAACCGGATCCAGCTGGACAGCGCGGTGTCGATCCACGGAGTCGAGCGCTTCCTGGGTGACCTGGCGCTGGAGCGCGGCTGGAGGTTCGACCCGCCGCCGGCGCCGACCGGCCGCCGGGTCCTGGTGGTTGGCGCCGGTCCGTCCGGACTGTCCGCCGCCTACCATCTGGCTCGGCTCGGTCACCAGGTGGTGATCTACGACGCGGGCGACGAGCCGGGCGGGATGATGCGCTACGGGATCCCCGCCTACCGGCTGCCGCGGGCCGTGCTGGCCGCCGAGATCGCTCGGATCGAGGCGCTCGGCGTGGTGATCGAGACCGGTCATCCGGTCGTCGACCTGGCCGCTGACCGCCGGGGCGGCCGGTTCGACGCGGTGTTCGTCGCGGTCGGGGCGCATCTGTCCAAACGGGTCGACATCCCGGCCCGCGAGGCCGGGCGGATCGTCGACGCGGTCAGTCTGCTGCGCAGCGTCGCTGCCGGTGAGCGGCCGGCGATCGGGCGGCGGGTGGCGGTCTACGGCGGCGGCAACACCGCGATGGACGCGGCCCGGGTCGCCAAGCGGCTCGGGGCCGAGGAGGCGCTGATCGTCTACCGGCGGACCCGGGCGCAGATGCCGGCGCACGCTGAGGAGGCGGACGACGCCGAGCGTGAGGGCGTGAAGATCAACTGGTTGCGGACCATCCAGGCGTTCGACGGGCCGGAGCTGACCGTCGAGGTGATGGAGCTCGACGCGGACGGGCGGCCGGCGCCGACCGGGCGTACCGAGACTCTTGCCGCCGACACCGTGGTGCTGGCCCTGGGGCAGCGTGCCGACACCGCGTTCCTGCGGGGTGTGCCCGGGGTCGAGTTCGGCGCTGACGGCACCGTGCTGGTGTCCGCGTCGTTCATGACCGGCTCCCCCGGCCTGTTCGCCGGTGGCGACATGGTGCCGGCCGAGCGGACGGTCACCGTCGGTATCGGACACGGCCGCAAGGCGGCCCGGCACATCCACGCCTATCTGACCGGCGGCGTCGCCGCGACACCGGACAAGCATCCGCTGGCGAGCTTCGACCTGCTGCATCCGTGGTACTTCGGCGACGCCGACCGGCGCGTCCAGGCCGAACGGGACCCGGTCACCCGGACCGCCGACTTCACCGAGGTGGTCGGCGGCCTGGACGAGACCGCGGCCCGGTTCGAGGCCGGGCGGTGCCTGTCCTGCGGGAACTGCTTCGAATGTGACGGCTGCCTGGGCGCCTGCCCGGAAGACGCCGTGATCAAGCTCGGGCCGGGCAACCGGTACCGGTTCGACTACGACCGCTGCACCGGGTGCGGCACCTGCTTCGCCCAGTGCCCGGTGCACGCGATCGACCTCATTCCGGAGGCACACTCATGA